From Caulobacter segnis, a single genomic window includes:
- a CDS encoding carbohydrate porin, which yields MRQSKARGADINRLAYRLAAGSIFIAAGLLAARAHAEDAPALQLGVSYTADVTGAVSGGLAKRGRVLDDLQVAADLDLDKAVGWKGATVHVLLLNNSGAAPNDDAGTLQGVDNIEVTRQRARLFEAWVEQGFGDKGSVRAGLYDLNSEFYANDSAGLLIAPAFGIGSELAATGPNGPSIFPSTALAVRARWTPSETLYAQAAVLNANAGVLGDPGGVHTSFDNGVLIIAEAGWQGRGKVAFGTWRYTDKQDDIRAVTPTGGPVHSTAKGAYVLLERQLSGGDEGRKTTAFARLGVSDGDTTAFKGGWQAGVLVERVFESRPDSAFSVGINQAFLSGKFRDNAFDAGQRLTRSESAIEVTYSDKIGPVTIQPDLQYVKDPGADGGVGHALVAILRFGVAF from the coding sequence ATGCGCCAATCCAAGGCCCGTGGGGCCGACATCAATCGACTGGCCTACCGCCTGGCGGCCGGATCCATCTTCATCGCCGCCGGACTGCTGGCTGCCCGCGCCCATGCGGAGGACGCCCCGGCGCTGCAACTGGGCGTCAGCTACACGGCCGACGTGACGGGCGCGGTCAGCGGCGGCCTGGCCAAGCGCGGCCGGGTGCTGGACGATCTGCAAGTCGCCGCCGACCTGGATCTGGACAAGGCCGTCGGCTGGAAGGGCGCGACCGTCCACGTGCTCCTACTCAACAACAGCGGCGCGGCGCCCAACGACGACGCCGGCACGCTGCAGGGCGTCGACAATATCGAGGTCACACGCCAGCGCGCCCGGCTGTTCGAGGCCTGGGTCGAGCAGGGCTTCGGCGACAAGGGCTCGGTCCGCGCCGGCCTCTACGACCTCAACAGCGAATTCTACGCCAATGACAGCGCCGGCCTGCTGATCGCCCCGGCTTTCGGCATCGGCTCGGAACTGGCGGCCACGGGGCCGAACGGCCCGTCGATCTTCCCGTCGACGGCCCTGGCCGTGCGCGCCCGCTGGACGCCGAGCGAAACCCTCTACGCCCAGGCCGCCGTGCTCAACGCCAATGCCGGCGTGCTGGGCGATCCGGGCGGCGTCCATACCTCGTTCGACAATGGCGTGCTGATCATCGCCGAGGCCGGATGGCAGGGCCGTGGCAAGGTGGCTTTCGGGACCTGGCGCTATACCGACAAGCAGGACGACATCCGCGCCGTGACCCCGACGGGCGGCCCGGTCCACAGCACCGCCAAGGGGGCCTATGTCCTGCTGGAGCGCCAGCTGAGCGGCGGGGATGAGGGGCGCAAGACCACGGCCTTCGCCCGCCTGGGCGTGTCGGACGGCGACACCACCGCCTTCAAGGGTGGCTGGCAGGCGGGGGTGCTGGTCGAGCGAGTCTTCGAGAGCCGCCCCGACAGCGCCTTCTCGGTGGGGATCAATCAGGCGTTCCTGTCAGGCAAGTTCCGCGACAACGCCTTCGACGCGGGCCAGCGCCTGACGCGCTCGGAAAGCGCGATCGAGGTGACCTATTCGGACAAGATCGGCCCGGTCACGATCCAGCCCGACCTGCAATATGTGAAGGATCCAGGCGCCGACGGCGGCGTCGGCCATGCCCTGGTGGCGATCCTCAGGTTCGGCGTGGCGTTCTAG
- a CDS encoding tyrosine-type recombinase/integrase, which produces MSLTALKVKNAKAGRHCDGRGLYLDVQPSGSRSWLFRIQFQGVRRDFGLGSVRDVSLADARIAAAEMRRKVRSGGDPAADRRSARRSTPSFESAARACYETLKAGWKDSRQAIWIASFERHVFPMIGSKPVDKVDALVVRDVLEPIWLTVPDTANKVLQRINAVLDFAHIKGWIDKEVSLRSVRKGLPRQNNTGSHYAAMPYQDVPAFLQAVAAMSPTLGRDALQLTVYTAVRSNETRFAVWSEFDLDKGVWSIPAERMKMKVAHAIPLSRPALALLQRMRDARVDDDELLFSPNGVKPISDMTMSKVLRDMKVENVTVHGFRSAFTDWSSEMTDFPKEVADKALAHKIPDRVEAAYRRTDFFEKRRKLMQAWADYLATSAEPKTKSA; this is translated from the coding sequence TTGTCGCTCACAGCCCTCAAGGTGAAGAACGCGAAAGCCGGTCGCCACTGCGACGGACGTGGTCTGTATCTCGATGTTCAGCCGAGTGGATCGCGGTCATGGCTTTTCCGCATCCAGTTCCAGGGGGTGCGTCGCGATTTCGGCTTGGGCTCGGTACGGGACGTCTCCCTCGCCGATGCGCGGATCGCGGCGGCCGAGATGCGCCGTAAGGTCAGGAGCGGGGGCGACCCAGCTGCCGACCGTCGAAGCGCTCGTCGGTCCACCCCGTCGTTCGAGTCCGCTGCTCGCGCCTGTTACGAGACGTTGAAAGCCGGTTGGAAGGACAGCCGGCAAGCTATTTGGATCGCCAGCTTCGAGCGTCACGTCTTTCCGATGATTGGCTCCAAGCCCGTGGACAAGGTCGATGCGCTCGTTGTTCGGGATGTTCTGGAGCCGATTTGGCTGACGGTGCCTGATACCGCCAATAAGGTGCTTCAGCGGATCAATGCGGTTCTCGACTTCGCTCATATCAAGGGCTGGATTGACAAGGAAGTTTCCCTGCGATCGGTCCGCAAGGGACTTCCGCGCCAGAACAACACTGGCTCGCACTATGCGGCGATGCCCTATCAGGACGTGCCGGCCTTCCTCCAAGCAGTTGCGGCGATGTCGCCGACCCTTGGTCGGGATGCGCTGCAACTGACCGTCTACACGGCTGTACGCTCCAACGAGACGCGGTTTGCGGTCTGGAGCGAATTTGACCTCGACAAGGGCGTCTGGTCGATTCCGGCCGAGCGTATGAAGATGAAGGTGGCCCATGCCATCCCGCTATCGAGGCCCGCCCTCGCTCTCCTACAGCGGATGCGCGACGCCCGGGTGGACGACGATGAACTCCTGTTCTCTCCAAATGGGGTCAAACCCATCAGCGACATGACGATGTCCAAGGTGCTCCGCGACATGAAGGTCGAGAATGTGACCGTTCACGGTTTCCGCAGCGCCTTCACAGACTGGTCGTCGGAAATGACCGACTTCCCCAAGGAAGTCGCCGACAAGGCATTGGCGCACAAGATTCCAGATCGGGTCGAAGCCGCCTATCGCAGGACTGACTTTTTCGAGAAGCGGCGCAAGCTGATGCAGGCCTGGGCTGACTATCTGGCCACGTCCGCAGAGCCAAAGACCAAGTCAGCTTAG
- a CDS encoding helix-turn-helix transcriptional regulator, translating into MADLDRIVRLKTVLARTGLSRSTLYRKIGEGTFPRQIPISVHGAGWHESAINRWINDPANFRADERGR; encoded by the coding sequence ATGGCCGACCTCGACCGCATCGTCCGCCTCAAGACCGTGCTAGCGCGCACGGGGCTGAGCCGCTCGACCCTTTATCGGAAGATCGGGGAGGGGACCTTTCCTCGCCAGATCCCGATTAGTGTTCACGGTGCGGGATGGCACGAGTCCGCGATCAATCGCTGGATCAACGACCCTGCCAATTTTCGCGCAGATGAAAGGGGAAGATAG
- a CDS encoding sigma-70 region 4 domain-containing protein, whose product MMRLRMPWTLAVSQWWRWRYPYLWRGRIFDPHDAQQVMSYAVLRLRQETRDVFLPNHIQALDYALIARHLGISAAEVQARLADALCEISRTIALIERARPHSNNPANAEHPDV is encoded by the coding sequence ATGATGCGTCTCCGCATGCCTTGGACGCTCGCGGTGAGTCAGTGGTGGCGCTGGCGATATCCCTATCTCTGGCGCGGCCGGATCTTCGATCCACACGACGCTCAACAGGTCATGTCCTACGCGGTGCTGCGTCTTCGCCAGGAGACACGGGATGTCTTCCTGCCCAATCACATTCAGGCGCTCGACTACGCTCTGATCGCTCGCCACCTGGGCATCTCCGCCGCCGAAGTCCAGGCGCGCCTGGCCGATGCGCTTTGCGAGATTTCCCGGACGATCGCTCTGATCGAGCGCGCCCGTCCTCATTCCAACAATCCAGCCAATGCGGAGCATCCCGATGTCTGA
- a CDS encoding DUF7662 domain-containing protein gives MSKYDPLSGHLRRQRQGELELTFAEIERILGAMLPKSAARQQWWANTTDPYTSQVQRKAWGDAGFDAFLIAGKDRVRFKRVR, from the coding sequence ATGTCCAAGTACGATCCCCTGTCGGGTCATCTGCGTCGCCAGCGTCAAGGCGAACTCGAACTGACCTTCGCCGAGATCGAGCGCATCCTTGGCGCCATGCTTCCCAAGAGCGCGGCCCGTCAGCAGTGGTGGGCCAACACCACTGATCCCTACACGAGCCAAGTGCAGCGCAAGGCCTGGGGCGACGCTGGCTTTGACGCCTTTCTCATCGCCGGCAAGGACCGTGTCCGCTTCAAGCGCGTACGCTGA
- a CDS encoding helix-turn-helix domain-containing protein has product METFVTDTPEARTPNAVDLHVGGRVRMRRKMLNMSQEHLADALGLTFQQVQKYERGANRVSASKLYEIAKTLQVPVSFFFDGLADPVTNENDDVGAADRIVTEFLNTPEGMELAEMFPKIGRGRVRRQVLDLVRAMAEESSPRDAS; this is encoded by the coding sequence ATGGAGACTTTCGTGACCGATACGCCTGAAGCCCGCACGCCGAACGCCGTCGATCTCCACGTCGGCGGCCGCGTTCGTATGCGTCGCAAGATGCTGAACATGAGCCAGGAACACCTCGCCGACGCGCTGGGGCTGACCTTTCAACAGGTGCAGAAGTACGAGCGCGGCGCCAACCGGGTCAGCGCCAGCAAGCTCTATGAGATCGCCAAGACGCTTCAGGTCCCAGTGTCGTTCTTCTTCGATGGTCTCGCTGATCCGGTGACCAATGAAAACGATGATGTCGGCGCCGCCGACCGGATCGTGACCGAGTTCCTCAACACGCCCGAGGGCATGGAACTGGCTGAGATGTTTCCCAAGATCGGCCGGGGCCGCGTCCGCCGACAGGTTCTCGACCTCGTCCGCGCCATGGCTGAGGAAAGCTCGCCCCGCGACGCGTCTTAG
- the traD gene encoding conjugal transfer protein TraD has translation MKRRERTRHLIELGGLVQKAGLVELTRDDRAVLYGAFTFLATMLKADDAEHTLALWRRGGRRAFESGAADRAPDPARVVPSQRQPQAIAEIVQQKSPSRVSRVCDSRAWHFPALRRWGATMTIDSESLPAAPILLVVDDEVLVRMLACDILTDGGFHCLEAVNAEEALALIDARPDIALMFTDVDMPGEINGAGLAHLVAMRVPALKILVTSGAAALQASDLPAGARFIQKPYTPSELLDLIGEMLAAGA, from the coding sequence GTGAAACGGCGCGAGCGCACCCGCCACCTGATCGAGCTGGGCGGTCTGGTGCAAAAGGCCGGCCTCGTCGAGCTGACCCGCGATGACCGCGCCGTCCTCTACGGCGCGTTCACGTTCTTGGCGACCATGCTCAAAGCCGACGACGCCGAGCACACCCTGGCGTTATGGCGACGCGGTGGAAGGAGGGCGTTCGAGTCCGGTGCGGCTGATCGAGCCCCTGATCCGGCGCGGGTTGTGCCTTCTCAGAGACAACCCCAGGCAATCGCCGAAATCGTGCAACAGAAATCCCCGTCTCGGGTTAGTCGGGTATGCGACTCTCGCGCTTGGCATTTCCCGGCGTTGCGTCGTTGGGGCGCGACCATGACAATCGATAGTGAAAGCCTGCCGGCGGCCCCCATCCTGCTGGTCGTCGATGACGAAGTACTGGTTCGGATGCTGGCCTGCGACATCCTTACTGATGGCGGTTTCCACTGCCTGGAGGCCGTGAACGCTGAAGAGGCGCTGGCGCTCATCGATGCCCGTCCCGACATCGCCCTGATGTTCACCGACGTCGACATGCCAGGCGAGATCAACGGCGCGGGCCTGGCGCACCTGGTCGCCATGCGCGTGCCAGCGTTGAAAATCCTGGTCACCAGTGGCGCGGCGGCGCTCCAGGCCAGCGACTTGCCGGCTGGAGCCCGGTTCATCCAGAAGCCCTATACGCCGTCCGAGCTGCTCGACCTGATTGGCGAAATGCTGGCCGCTGGAGCCTAA
- a CDS encoding conjugal transfer protein TraD translates to MRKPRDFDAELKSLEDKAKTLKDRKIKQLGELVIATGADTLDIDTLAGGLLDLADAGNAARKEGWRKRGAGFFRGGSSAPAPSAGGDQ, encoded by the coding sequence ATGCGCAAGCCACGTGACTTCGACGCGGAACTTAAGAGCCTCGAAGACAAGGCCAAGACCCTGAAGGATCGTAAGATCAAGCAGCTTGGCGAGCTGGTGATCGCCACGGGCGCCGACACACTCGACATCGATACCTTGGCCGGCGGACTTCTGGATCTGGCCGATGCCGGGAACGCCGCGCGCAAGGAGGGCTGGAGGAAGCGCGGCGCGGGGTTCTTTCGCGGCGGGTCGAGCGCCCCTGCGCCTAGCGCTGGCGGCGACCAATGA
- the traA gene encoding Ti-type conjugative transfer relaxase TraA, translating to MAIYHFSVKVISRATGASAVASAAYRSASRLHDERLDRDHDFTNKSGVAHSEIMLPDDAPEQLSDRVSLWNTVEAGEKRKDAQLSREVEFAIPREMDQAQGIELARDFVQREMVDRGMVADLNVHWDIGPDGLAKPHAHVMLSMREVGEAGFGAKVRDWNRTELVEHWREAWADHVNERLAQFDIDARIDHRSLEDQGIDLEPQHKIGPAAGRMAGEGVETERLEDHHRIARENGEKIIADPRIALDAITHQQATFTRYDLAKFIHRHSDGKAQFDRAMSAVQASPEMVALGRDGRGDDRFTSREMIAVEDRLHRASDVMAQRRAHAVSELEQRRALARAAQRGLVLSGEQKAAFEHVTEGRDLGVVVGYAGTGKSALLGVAREAWEDADYRVQGLALSGIAAENLEGGSGIASRTIASLEHQWAKDRELLHPRDVLVIDEAGMIGSRQMERLLSAAHKAGAKVVLVGDPEQLQAIEAGAAFRSIAERHYHVEIKEVRRQREDWQRDATRHLATGRTGDALAAYEARGMVHAAETRDQAREDLVERWDRERVAEPGKSRIILTHTNDEVRELNLTARDRLRQAGALGEDVTVKAERGERSFATGDRLMFLKNDRGLGVKNGMLGEIEQVSPTQMTVRLDAGRPDAERSVVFDLKDYAQVDHGYAATIHKSQGVTVDRAHVLATPGMDRHGAYVALSRHRDSVQIHYGRDEFEDLGKLTRVLSRERAKDMASDFAERRDIHVPASMRPKELPQRQRGTFDGFKPATPARQPAAPVREVGQFDQHRAIERHARAAADVIRMHDRGLPVLAHQRRALVEAREAMAEVSPHAAKDLERAYVRDPALAGETASGRTQRAVRVLQLEAEVRADPRLRADRFVERWQGLERQRSALHRSGDMTSARQVKESMGAMAKSPERDPQMESLLRTRRPELGLPAEMGRSVGQELSDYLGIGRGRGLGI from the coding sequence ATGGCGATCTACCACTTCAGCGTCAAAGTCATCAGCCGCGCCACCGGGGCCAGCGCCGTGGCCTCGGCCGCCTATCGCTCCGCCTCGCGGCTGCACGATGAGAGGTTGGACCGCGACCACGACTTCACCAACAAGAGCGGCGTCGCCCATTCCGAGATCATGCTGCCGGACGACGCGCCCGAACAGCTCTCCGATCGGGTCTCGCTTTGGAACACCGTCGAGGCCGGCGAAAAGCGCAAGGACGCCCAGCTCTCCCGCGAGGTCGAGTTCGCCATCCCCCGCGAGATGGACCAGGCGCAAGGCATCGAACTGGCCCGCGACTTCGTCCAGCGCGAAATGGTCGATCGCGGCATGGTCGCCGATCTCAATGTGCATTGGGACATCGGCCCGGACGGCCTGGCCAAGCCCCACGCCCACGTAATGTTGTCGATGCGTGAAGTTGGCGAAGCCGGCTTCGGCGCCAAGGTCCGCGACTGGAACCGCACCGAATTGGTCGAGCATTGGCGCGAGGCCTGGGCCGACCACGTCAACGAGCGGCTGGCGCAGTTCGACATCGACGCGCGGATCGATCACCGCAGCCTGGAAGACCAGGGCATTGACCTGGAGCCGCAGCACAAGATCGGCCCAGCGGCTGGACGCATGGCCGGCGAAGGCGTCGAGACCGAGCGGCTCGAAGACCATCACCGCATCGCCCGCGAGAACGGCGAGAAGATTATCGCCGATCCACGCATCGCCCTGGACGCCATCACCCACCAGCAGGCGACATTCACCCGCTACGACCTGGCGAAGTTCATCCACCGCCATTCGGACGGCAAGGCGCAGTTCGACCGCGCTATGAGCGCGGTGCAGGCCTCGCCCGAGATGGTGGCGCTGGGCCGTGATGGACGTGGGGACGATCGCTTCACGAGCCGCGAGATGATCGCCGTCGAGGACCGGCTGCATCGCGCCAGCGACGTGATGGCGCAGCGCCGAGCGCACGCCGTCAGTGAGTTGGAACAGCGCCGCGCCCTGGCGCGCGCCGCGCAACGTGGCCTCGTCCTTTCCGGAGAGCAGAAGGCTGCGTTCGAGCACGTCACCGAGGGGCGGGATCTTGGCGTCGTCGTCGGCTATGCCGGTACGGGCAAGTCCGCGCTCTTGGGCGTCGCTCGCGAGGCTTGGGAAGACGCGGACTATCGCGTTCAGGGCCTGGCGCTATCGGGCATCGCCGCCGAGAATCTGGAGGGCGGGTCCGGCATTGCCTCGCGCACCATCGCCAGTCTTGAGCATCAGTGGGCGAAAGACCGCGAGTTACTCCACCCCCGCGACGTACTGGTGATCGATGAGGCCGGGATGATCGGCTCGCGGCAGATGGAGCGACTGTTGTCGGCCGCCCATAAGGCCGGGGCCAAGGTGGTGCTGGTCGGCGATCCCGAGCAGCTCCAGGCGATTGAGGCCGGCGCGGCGTTTCGGTCGATCGCCGAGCGCCATTATCACGTCGAGATCAAGGAGGTTCGTCGGCAGCGCGAGGACTGGCAGCGCGACGCCACGCGGCATCTGGCGACCGGTCGCACGGGCGACGCGCTTGCGGCTTACGAGGCGCGCGGCATGGTTCACGCGGCCGAGACACGCGACCAGGCGCGCGAGGATCTGGTCGAACGCTGGGACCGCGAGCGCGTGGCCGAGCCGGGCAAGAGCCGGATCATCCTCACCCATACCAATGACGAGGTGCGCGAGCTCAATTTGACGGCGCGCGACCGGCTGCGCCAGGCCGGTGCCCTGGGCGAGGACGTGACGGTGAAGGCCGAGCGCGGTGAGCGCTCGTTCGCGACCGGCGATCGGCTGATGTTCCTGAAGAACGATCGCGGGCTGGGCGTGAAGAACGGCATGCTCGGCGAGATCGAGCAGGTCTCGCCGACGCAGATGACGGTGCGGCTCGACGCCGGGCGTCCCGACGCGGAGCGCTCGGTCGTCTTCGACCTCAAGGACTACGCCCAGGTCGATCACGGCTATGCCGCCACCATCCACAAGAGCCAGGGTGTCACCGTCGATCGCGCCCATGTGCTCGCCACGCCGGGGATGGATCGTCATGGCGCCTATGTCGCCCTCTCGCGTCATCGCGACAGCGTGCAGATCCATTACGGCCGCGACGAGTTCGAGGATCTCGGCAAGCTAACCCGCGTCCTGTCGCGTGAGCGGGCCAAGGACATGGCCAGCGACTTCGCCGAGCGGCGCGACATCCACGTGCCGGCGTCGATGCGGCCGAAGGAGCTACCACAGCGCCAGCGCGGGACGTTCGACGGGTTCAAGCCCGCCACTCCAGCGCGTCAGCCGGCGGCGCCGGTGCGGGAGGTTGGCCAGTTCGACCAGCACCGCGCGATCGAGCGCCACGCTCGCGCTGCGGCCGACGTCATACGGATGCACGACCGCGGCTTGCCGGTACTCGCCCATCAGCGACGGGCGTTGGTGGAAGCGCGCGAGGCCATGGCTGAGGTCAGTCCGCACGCGGCCAAGGATCTGGAGCGGGCTTACGTGCGCGACCCGGCCTTGGCCGGCGAGACCGCTTCGGGCCGCACCCAGCGTGCGGTCCGCGTCCTTCAGCTTGAGGCCGAGGTCCGCGCCGATCCGCGTTTGCGCGCCGACCGCTTCGTCGAGCGCTGGCAGGGCCTGGAGCGCCAGCGCTCAGCGCTGCATCGCTCCGGCGACATGACCAGCGCCAGGCAGGTCAAGGAAAGCATGGGCGCCATGGCCAAGAGCCCGGAGCGCGACCCGCAGATGGAGTCGCTGTTGCGCACCCGCAGGCCCGAGCTTGGGCTTCCCGCCGAGATGGGCCGCAGCGTGGGCCAGGAGCTCTCGGACTACCTCGGCATCGGGCGCGGCCGAGGACTTGGCATCTGA
- a CDS encoding DUF6118 family protein, giving the protein MDQDIGSEAPGDPAAVAFEALRREVALLNVALAGLAAERASAPDYSETLGEIAQGVRLAVGRIGKLATSPALAATPAEIARQITAAGDEARRQDRATLHQAHEMLQRVAGDLRGWVDTARLANAQNWRLLQAALAGVIGGAVLGASFPVIVAQAAPEPWAWPEKRAARVLHRDMWPAGERLLTVADPQRWQETQAARRMVEQNRDVLARCVAAAQRAKSGKRCLISVGSLSASRCACSLH; this is encoded by the coding sequence ATGGATCAGGATATCGGCTCGGAAGCTCCGGGCGATCCGGCGGCGGTGGCGTTCGAGGCATTACGGCGGGAGGTGGCCTTGCTGAACGTCGCTCTGGCGGGGTTAGCCGCCGAACGCGCGTCGGCGCCAGACTACAGCGAGACGCTGGGGGAGATCGCTCAAGGCGTGAGGCTCGCGGTTGGGCGGATAGGGAAGCTGGCGACGAGTCCAGCGTTGGCGGCTACGCCCGCTGAGATTGCGCGGCAGATCACTGCGGCCGGTGATGAGGCCCGGCGGCAGGACCGCGCGACGTTGCATCAGGCCCATGAGATGCTTCAACGGGTGGCCGGCGATCTTCGCGGTTGGGTCGATACGGCGCGTTTGGCCAACGCGCAGAACTGGCGGCTTTTGCAGGCGGCCTTGGCCGGTGTGATCGGCGGCGCGGTTCTTGGCGCGAGCTTTCCGGTCATCGTTGCGCAGGCTGCTCCAGAGCCGTGGGCTTGGCCGGAGAAGCGGGCGGCGCGGGTGCTGCACCGCGACATGTGGCCGGCAGGCGAGCGACTGTTGACTGTTGCCGACCCACAGCGTTGGCAGGAAACGCAAGCCGCGCGGCGGATGGTTGAGCAAAACCGCGATGTGCTGGCTCGGTGTGTAGCGGCAGCTCAGAGGGCTAAGAGCGGCAAGCGCTGCCTGATCAGCGTGGGCTCCCTGAGCGCGTCACGATGCGCATGTTCTCTCCATTGA
- a CDS encoding type II toxin-antitoxin system RelE/ParE family toxin — protein MSEAKEVARVFKTAWFTKAAKKALIKDSELCAAVAAAIAGQADDLGGGVFKKRLDKNRSRSIILAKGRRYWVYAYLFAKKDRANIDDDELKAFRKLADLYAEKTDVEIDKELEAKVIVEICHDQAQV, from the coding sequence ATGAGCGAGGCCAAGGAAGTCGCGCGGGTTTTCAAGACGGCTTGGTTCACCAAGGCGGCCAAGAAGGCGCTGATCAAGGACAGCGAGCTTTGCGCGGCGGTTGCAGCGGCAATAGCTGGCCAAGCCGATGATCTGGGTGGCGGGGTGTTCAAGAAGCGGCTCGACAAGAACCGTAGCCGCAGCATCATCTTGGCCAAGGGTCGAAGGTATTGGGTTTACGCCTATCTGTTCGCGAAGAAGGACAGGGCGAATATCGACGACGACGAACTGAAGGCCTTTCGCAAGCTAGCCGACCTCTACGCCGAAAAGACCGACGTGGAGATCGACAAGGAGCTAGAGGCCAAGGTGATTGTGGAGATCTGTCATGACCAAGCGCAAGTTTAA
- a CDS encoding helix-turn-helix domain-containing protein — MTKRKFKSDAFEAIHDNVAGMYRAGTIDKATMRDFDATCLTVPPMIEPAQIKQLRESNHVSQPVFARYLNTSESTVEKWEAGAKKPSGVALKLLAIVQKHGLQILA, encoded by the coding sequence ATGACCAAGCGCAAGTTTAAGAGCGACGCCTTCGAGGCGATCCATGACAACGTCGCTGGAATGTACCGGGCCGGCACGATCGACAAGGCCACGATGCGCGACTTCGACGCCACGTGCCTGACCGTGCCGCCGATGATCGAGCCCGCGCAGATTAAGCAGCTCCGGGAGAGCAATCACGTCAGCCAGCCGGTCTTCGCCCGCTATCTCAACACCAGCGAAAGCACGGTGGAGAAGTGGGAGGCCGGAGCCAAGAAGCCCAGCGGCGTGGCGCTCAAGCTGCTGGCAATCGTGCAGAAGCACGGGTTGCAGATTCTGGCCTAA
- a CDS encoding sensor histidine kinase: MSLALAMVAASAAPLLLIDGDLSIVAVSDSFGRAFGIATESAIGRQLTDLGAGEWGSPQLRMLLEVTAAGAAAIESYEMELKRPGQPDRYLAIGAQKLAYSDPAKLRLLVAIADVTDMRTAARTARDQLRANDELVAENKALMEEIRHRVANSLQIIASVLMQNARAARSEEAKHQLQNAHARVMSIADLQQQLAGATTGTVELRAYLTRLCATIAASMIPDPHKLTLNVVAEDVTVDAGVSVSLGLVTTELVINALKHAFPDGRGGGITVDYKTEGESWTLSVSDDGVGMPTAKPSPSGLGTSIVQALARQLAARVSLEHLRPGARVSIVHTGTAAPAVDVDLSVEEEAG; encoded by the coding sequence TTGAGCCTGGCCCTCGCCATGGTCGCGGCTTCGGCTGCGCCCCTGCTTCTCATTGACGGCGACCTGTCGATTGTCGCCGTCAGCGACTCTTTCGGTCGGGCTTTCGGCATCGCGACCGAAAGCGCTATCGGGCGACAGCTGACCGATCTGGGAGCCGGGGAGTGGGGCTCGCCCCAACTCAGGATGCTGCTTGAGGTCACGGCGGCCGGCGCGGCGGCCATCGAGTCCTACGAGATGGAACTCAAGCGACCTGGCCAGCCCGACCGTTACCTCGCCATAGGCGCCCAGAAACTTGCCTATAGCGATCCCGCCAAGCTCCGTCTTCTGGTCGCAATCGCCGATGTCACGGACATGCGAACGGCGGCCCGCACGGCGCGCGATCAGCTCAGGGCCAATGATGAACTCGTCGCCGAGAATAAGGCGTTGATGGAGGAAATCCGTCATCGGGTCGCCAACAGCCTGCAGATCATCGCAAGCGTCCTCATGCAGAACGCGCGCGCGGCGCGGTCCGAAGAGGCTAAGCACCAATTGCAAAACGCCCACGCCCGGGTGATGTCGATCGCCGACCTGCAACAGCAGCTTGCGGGGGCGACCACCGGAACCGTCGAGTTGCGGGCCTATTTGACCAGGCTTTGCGCGACCATCGCCGCCTCGATGATCCCGGACCCTCATAAACTGACCCTCAATGTCGTCGCCGAAGACGTCACGGTCGACGCCGGCGTTTCGGTCAGCCTGGGGCTCGTCACGACAGAACTCGTCATCAACGCCCTGAAGCATGCGTTCCCCGATGGCCGAGGCGGCGGGATCACGGTCGACTACAAGACCGAGGGGGAGAGCTGGACGCTATCGGTCTCGGACGACGGCGTTGGAATGCCCACCGCGAAGCCGTCGCCTTCCGGGCTCGGCACGAGCATCGTCCAGGCGTTGGCCCGTCAGTTGGCGGCGCGGGTGAGCCTTGAGCACCTGAGGCCAGGCGCTCGGGTCTCGATTGTCCACACCGGAACCGCCGCGCCCGCCGTCGATGTCGACCTGTCGGTTGAAGAGGAGGCGGGTTAG